GTCATCAGCTCTTTTTATGAGCATTTTGATATTGTCGATTTGATTAAAACTTGTTACACCAAAACTTGCAGTCTTATTTTTTACGGTTGAAAACTCATATTTTTGAATTAGCTGATCTTGATAGGGGCAGACAAAAAAATCTGCCCTTCC
This DNA window, taken from Thiovulum sp. ES, encodes the following:
- a CDS encoding response regulator containing a CheY-like receiver domain and a GGDEF domain (PFAM: GGDEF domain~TIGRFAM: diguanylate cyclase (GGDEF) domain~IMG reference gene:2508610592_SP) translates to GRADFFVCPYQDQLIQKYEFSTVKNKTASFGVTSFNQIDNIKMLIKRADDYLYQAKQEGRNRVISG